A genome region from Nitrospira sp. includes the following:
- a CDS encoding cytochrome c: MHSTAHVSRAEPGEKSPALKGNASQGQALFNGKGICHYCHGVDGVIDKKPTLKPDTAAAIAKLSGTAPDLRNRAALTLKDNKARFRAIREGHPGSGMLPDTTLSDQDITDVLAYLASLRQSQTTPGKSPY; the protein is encoded by the coding sequence ATGCACTCAACAGCACATGTGAGCCGGGCAGAACCGGGGGAGAAGAGTCCGGCCTTGAAGGGGAATGCGAGTCAGGGGCAAGCCCTGTTCAACGGTAAGGGCATCTGCCACTACTGCCACGGCGTAGACGGTGTGATCGACAAAAAGCCCACCCTCAAGCCGGACACTGCGGCCGCCATCGCAAAACTCTCCGGCACGGCGCCCGATCTTCGCAATCGCGCCGCGCTCACGCTGAAGGACAACAAAGCCCGCTTTCGAGCGATACGCGAAGGCCATCCGGGAAGTGGCATGTTGCCGGACACCACGCTCAGCGACCAGGACATCACGGACGTGCTGGCCTATCTGGCCAGCCTTCGGCAAAGCCAGACCACTCCTGGCAAGAGCCCCTACTAG
- a CDS encoding YbhB/YbcL family Raf kinase inhibitor-like protein produces the protein MPFELTCSAFKDGELIPKRHTCDGEDLSPPLRWNHPPAGTRSFVLIADDPDAPGHIWVHWVLYNIPLDLRGLAEGIPSQETLPNEARQGLNDSQEIGYGGPCPPPGKPHRYYFKLYALDVELALESRATKAHVVDAMKGHVLAETCLMGQFAR, from the coding sequence ATGCCGTTCGAACTGACCTGTAGTGCGTTCAAGGATGGGGAGCTTATTCCAAAGCGACATACCTGTGACGGCGAAGATCTGTCGCCGCCGTTGCGCTGGAACCATCCTCCGGCGGGCACGCGAAGTTTTGTGCTCATTGCCGACGATCCCGATGCGCCTGGTCACATATGGGTGCATTGGGTGCTCTACAACATTCCGTTGGATCTCCGTGGCCTGGCCGAAGGGATTCCGTCTCAAGAGACGTTGCCGAACGAGGCGCGGCAGGGTCTGAACGATAGCCAGGAAATCGGCTATGGCGGCCCCTGTCCACCGCCCGGGAAACCGCACCGGTATTACTTCAAGCTCTATGCGCTGGATGTTGAGTTGGCGCTCGAATCCCGGGCGACGAAGGCACACGTGGTCGATGCAATGAAGGGGCATGTGCTGGCCGAAACGTGCTTGATGGGACAGTTCGCGCGATAA
- a CDS encoding DUF2238 domain-containing protein, translating to MGRNKLISIWLLLWYLAVSVWMAQAPVDPQFWLLASILPALFVVLLIVTHRYLPLSHTSHALITAFLTLHTIGVHYTYAEVPIGVWMDQVLHFGRNHFDRIVHFSFGFLLAYPMEELFRLTASIQGWVVYYLPVMTVLGLSGLWEIIESWVARAVHPELGVTYLGSQGDMWDAQKDMAAALYGSLLCMTLLLVVRALRGADSALESEAALSE from the coding sequence GTGGGTCGCAACAAACTGATTTCGATCTGGTTGCTCCTGTGGTATCTGGCGGTGTCTGTTTGGATGGCGCAGGCTCCGGTCGATCCGCAATTCTGGCTGCTGGCGAGCATTCTGCCCGCACTGTTCGTCGTGCTGTTGATTGTGACCCATCGCTATCTTCCCTTATCCCACACCTCCCATGCGCTCATTACGGCGTTTCTGACGCTCCACACGATCGGCGTGCATTACACCTATGCCGAGGTGCCGATCGGTGTGTGGATGGACCAGGTGCTGCATTTCGGGCGGAATCACTTCGACCGGATCGTGCATTTCAGCTTCGGGTTTTTGCTGGCCTATCCGATGGAAGAGCTGTTTCGTCTGACCGCGAGTATCCAGGGGTGGGTGGTGTACTACCTCCCCGTGATGACGGTCCTTGGGCTGAGCGGCCTCTGGGAGATCATCGAATCGTGGGTGGCGCGCGCCGTGCATCCGGAACTGGGCGTCACCTACTTAGGTTCGCAGGGGGATATGTGGGATGCGCAGAAGGATATGGCGGCTGCACTCTACGGTTCGTTGTTGTGTATGACGCTGCTTCTGGTGGTGCGCGCTCTGCGGGGAGCAGACTCGGCGCTGGAATCCGAAGCGGCCCTTTCCGAGTAG
- a CDS encoding chaperone modulator CbpM — MEKSQDILIGTVIGDESVLSIEELARACGAESQWVIELVAIGVLEPEGPETSTWRFHATDLTCARRVARFQRDFDASLDAAAVMLDLLGQIERLRARLQQTGLDMDEAFGGKDT, encoded by the coding sequence ATGGAGAAGTCACAGGACATTCTAATAGGAACGGTGATCGGTGACGAAAGCGTGTTGTCGATCGAGGAGTTGGCCAGGGCTTGCGGAGCCGAGAGCCAATGGGTCATCGAATTGGTCGCCATCGGGGTCTTGGAGCCGGAGGGGCCCGAGACCTCAACCTGGCGATTTCATGCGACAGATCTCACCTGCGCCCGACGAGTGGCTCGTTTCCAACGGGATTTTGATGCCAGCCTCGATGCCGCTGCAGTGATGCTGGATCTGCTCGGCCAGATTGAGCGGCTCCGTGCGCGATTGCAGCAGACTGGCCTCGATATGGATGAAGCCTTCGGTGGCAAGGACACATGA
- a CDS encoding universal stress protein — MRALIALDWSEQAFAAVREVSYLYDLQEVILVHGIDLGMFQYPIVAEVSNMQGYDDFRTAMEKAGQQLLDHTSTMLPSDGLSITRVCEFAKPASLVLDKARETHADLIVIGARGRGRVGEFVLGSVSHRVALHGDCTTLIVKEREGPVKRVTVAIEGHEDGARIKAWLLNHPFKNPVDLTIVSVVRQIPSTDPFSLFPLQDWTGIAVRSAEDLVKNVAASVMNHRYTVGTQVTVGDPTDILTERAKSADLLIIGSHGRKGLERFLLGSISHALLHHVPCPVLIVR, encoded by the coding sequence ATGCGCGCCCTCATCGCACTCGACTGGTCGGAACAGGCGTTCGCAGCCGTTCGTGAAGTCTCCTATCTGTACGATCTGCAAGAGGTCATCCTGGTGCACGGTATCGACCTGGGCATGTTTCAGTATCCGATCGTCGCAGAAGTGAGCAACATGCAGGGGTACGATGACTTCCGGACAGCCATGGAAAAGGCGGGACAACAATTGCTCGACCATACCTCCACGATGCTGCCATCCGATGGCCTCTCCATCACACGGGTGTGCGAATTTGCGAAACCGGCCTCGCTGGTTCTGGACAAAGCCAGGGAAACACATGCAGACCTGATCGTGATCGGAGCGCGCGGACGAGGCCGCGTCGGCGAATTCGTGCTGGGCAGCGTCTCCCATCGCGTCGCGCTCCATGGAGACTGCACGACCTTGATCGTGAAAGAACGAGAGGGGCCGGTCAAACGTGTGACGGTCGCCATCGAAGGACATGAGGATGGAGCCCGAATCAAAGCCTGGCTCCTCAACCATCCGTTCAAGAATCCGGTCGATCTCACCATCGTCAGCGTCGTACGCCAGATTCCTTCCACCGATCCGTTCAGCCTCTTTCCACTCCAGGATTGGACCGGAATCGCCGTACGCTCGGCCGAAGACCTGGTGAAGAACGTGGCCGCCTCGGTCATGAATCACCGGTATACAGTCGGCACCCAGGTGACCGTCGGCGATCCGACCGATATCCTCACGGAGCGCGCCAAGTCAGCCGATCTCTTGATCATCGGTTCCCATGGACGGAAGGGACTGGAGCGATTTCTTTTGGGAAGCATTTCCCACGCCCTCTTGCACCACGTACCCTGTCCGGTTTTGATCGTACGATGA
- a CDS encoding AAA family ATPase, with protein MRLAALTVRDIGGLDRVEVSDLSDVVVFAGPNGVGKTRLIHALIQFFRDPRASSNIHLIVEPTSDIERTAWPGGRLDTSNGDDAQRLREVLQRSQRRNRYRSTVLNFESDRSIRQVKPFTFSWDFADPYEEDVGWDQSYSFLHDRFQDVQHSLFKLVESQRRKIAEQAVQLRAEGKETMPLDFADPLAKFKDAFSRLLAPKILVDINVKTQQILYELDGEKRPIETLSSGEREVVNIVFDFLLRNPSDCIVFFDEPELHLHPELSYKLLQTLSLTGKNNQFVFCTHSPEIITASIENSVVFVTPRKTDRSNQAVMVSRDDATHHALNLLGQSIGIISLGKKLLLIEGDEASLDKQTYGAILRNEFPELVLVPVGGKSAIRSFDEIRSSVLNQTIWGVEFFMLCDGDAVGEIGQKSINAHISDRLQVLPRYHLENYFLDENILAEVFTEMERDPASWLRSKDRIGDALREMARESIPYATALKVAGAVRESTGNVDVMPSQLGGSLATLLLAFGERISRERMRLENSLDVVAVESLCREVYAKIEQSIDDGSGQWKRDIPGRVVLNRFASRAQIQVGRLKTLYLRHAQAADPDPFIEIRTIFRSFRATTLIQPAGTRTQIV; from the coding sequence ATGCGTTTAGCTGCCTTAACTGTGAGGGACATCGGCGGACTCGACCGCGTCGAAGTGTCCGACCTTTCAGATGTGGTGGTCTTCGCGGGCCCGAACGGGGTTGGCAAGACCCGCCTCATTCACGCGCTAATACAATTCTTCCGCGATCCCAGAGCCAGCAGCAACATCCATCTTATTGTCGAACCTACCTCAGACATTGAACGTACCGCCTGGCCAGGCGGCCGCCTCGATACGTCAAACGGCGATGACGCCCAGAGACTTCGAGAAGTTCTCCAACGTTCTCAACGACGCAACCGATATCGGTCGACAGTGCTTAATTTCGAAAGCGATCGCTCGATAAGGCAGGTAAAGCCATTCACTTTCTCATGGGATTTCGCCGACCCCTACGAGGAAGATGTCGGCTGGGACCAGTCGTATAGCTTCCTTCACGATCGCTTTCAGGATGTCCAGCACAGCTTGTTTAAGTTGGTCGAGAGCCAACGTCGAAAAATCGCTGAACAGGCAGTCCAACTGCGCGCAGAAGGGAAGGAAACAATGCCTCTGGATTTCGCGGATCCTCTTGCGAAATTTAAGGATGCCTTCTCACGGTTGCTCGCTCCGAAGATACTTGTTGATATTAACGTAAAGACGCAGCAGATCCTCTATGAATTGGACGGGGAGAAACGGCCTATCGAGACCCTGAGCTCTGGGGAGCGGGAAGTCGTCAACATAGTCTTCGATTTTCTCCTTCGCAATCCTTCCGACTGCATCGTGTTCTTTGACGAGCCAGAGCTCCACCTACATCCTGAGCTCAGCTACAAGCTGCTTCAAACGCTGTCTCTGACTGGCAAGAACAACCAGTTCGTATTCTGCACTCATTCCCCCGAAATAATCACTGCCTCCATCGAGAATTCCGTGGTCTTCGTGACTCCTAGGAAGACCGACAGGTCTAATCAAGCGGTAATGGTGAGTAGAGACGATGCGACACACCACGCCCTGAACCTCCTCGGCCAGTCGATAGGCATAATCTCGCTGGGGAAGAAGCTGCTTCTGATCGAAGGTGATGAAGCTAGCCTGGACAAGCAGACTTACGGGGCTATTTTGCGAAACGAGTTCCCCGAACTAGTGTTGGTTCCGGTCGGCGGAAAGAGCGCTATTCGCTCATTCGATGAAATCCGTAGTAGCGTCCTGAATCAGACCATTTGGGGCGTTGAGTTCTTTATGCTCTGCGACGGGGACGCAGTTGGTGAGATTGGGCAAAAGAGCATCAACGCGCACATCTCTGATCGGTTACAGGTATTGCCTAGATATCATCTCGAGAATTACTTTCTGGATGAGAACATCTTGGCAGAAGTTTTTACAGAGATGGAGCGAGATCCTGCGTCGTGGTTGCGGTCCAAGGATCGGATTGGAGATGCCCTTCGAGAGATGGCAAGGGAGAGCATTCCTTACGCTACAGCCCTGAAGGTCGCTGGCGCTGTTCGCGAAAGCACAGGGAACGTGGATGTCATGCCGAGCCAGCTCGGCGGCTCTCTAGCTACTCTCCTACTAGCGTTTGGTGAGCGAATCTCTCGCGAGCGCATGCGCCTCGAGAATAGCCTAGATGTGGTGGCTGTTGAGTCGCTGTGCAGAGAGGTATATGCGAAGATCGAGCAATCGATCGATGACGGGTCGGGACAGTGGAAGCGGGATATCCCAGGACGCGTGGTACTCAATAGGTTCGCCAGCAGAGCACAGATTCAGGTCGGAAGGCTCAAGACGCTCTATCTTCGTCATGCGCAAGCTGCTGACCCTGATCCATTCATAGAGATACGGACAATTTTCCGTAGCTTTAGGGCTACAACGTTGATCCAGCCCGCGGGCACTCGGACGCAAATTGTGTAG
- a CDS encoding phosphoribosyltransferase — protein MFRNRQEAGELLAEELLPFRNDPSAILLALPRGGVAVAYQLSLALRLPLDVLITRKIGAPDNPEYALGAVGETGAVYWNREALSGLSLTERQLSAAVQAQQKEVVRRVALYRQGRSFPDLHDRTVILVDDGLATGATFFASVATVRQANPRRVIGAIPVGPRSTVEVARKLVDQLVVLRIPDPFYAVGNFYRDFGQVEDREVLQYLNLAEEAFINKS, from the coding sequence ATGTTTAGGAACCGTCAAGAAGCCGGCGAACTCCTCGCTGAGGAACTGCTCCCGTTTCGCAACGATCCGAGCGCCATCCTGCTCGCGCTGCCCCGCGGAGGTGTGGCGGTGGCGTATCAATTGAGCCTGGCCCTGCGGTTGCCGCTCGATGTGCTGATCACGCGAAAAATCGGGGCACCGGACAATCCTGAATATGCCCTGGGAGCCGTCGGCGAAACGGGGGCGGTGTACTGGAATCGTGAGGCGCTATCCGGCTTATCGCTCACCGAACGACAACTCTCAGCCGCCGTGCAGGCGCAGCAAAAGGAAGTCGTCAGGCGTGTGGCCCTGTACCGGCAGGGACGATCGTTCCCCGACCTGCACGACCGGACCGTGATTCTCGTGGATGACGGCCTCGCCACAGGCGCGACATTCTTCGCCTCTGTGGCGACCGTCCGTCAGGCAAACCCGCGCCGCGTCATCGGAGCCATTCCGGTCGGCCCGCGCTCGACGGTTGAAGTGGCGCGGAAGCTGGTTGACCAATTGGTCGTGCTGCGGATACCGGATCCCTTTTATGCCGTGGGGAACTTCTACCGGGACTTCGGACAGGTCGAAGACCGGGAGGTACTGCAATATCTCAATCTGGCGGAAGAAGCATTCATCAACAAATCATAA
- a CDS encoding DnaJ C-terminal domain-containing protein, whose product MEFKDYYKTLGVERTATADDIKSAYRKLARKHHPDVNKEPGAEARFKEIGEAYEVLKDTEKRAAYDDLGNRWREGQDFTPPPEWGAGFESTQGGASATEAADYSDFFSSLFGNYSRQAESARARGEDHYAKIFIPLEDAFRGGTQTITLRTPQLNAQGRPEFRERSLNVQIPKGVREGQHIRLAGQGTPGITGASPGDLYLEIHFHPHKLYQVQGRDLSLSLPIAPWEAALGATAKAPTPNGVVEVKIPPGSQNGRKLRLKGRGIPGEPAGDLYLILEVVLPPADSERAQKIYHTMAQELAFNPRQALGV is encoded by the coding sequence ATGGAATTTAAGGACTACTACAAGACCCTCGGCGTGGAACGCACCGCGACAGCCGACGACATTAAAAGCGCCTATCGAAAACTCGCGCGCAAGCACCACCCGGATGTGAACAAAGAACCCGGAGCAGAAGCGCGCTTCAAAGAAATCGGCGAGGCGTACGAGGTGCTCAAGGACACGGAAAAACGCGCCGCCTATGACGACCTCGGCAATCGCTGGCGCGAGGGACAGGATTTCACGCCGCCACCTGAATGGGGTGCCGGATTCGAATCCACCCAGGGCGGAGCGTCCGCAACAGAAGCGGCCGACTACAGCGACTTCTTCTCATCCCTATTCGGCAACTACTCCCGCCAAGCCGAGTCCGCGCGTGCTCGTGGGGAAGACCACTATGCCAAGATCTTCATCCCCCTTGAGGATGCGTTTCGCGGCGGAACACAGACAATCACCCTCCGCACGCCGCAGCTGAATGCGCAAGGCCGGCCGGAGTTTCGGGAGCGATCGCTCAACGTCCAAATCCCCAAAGGGGTTCGGGAAGGCCAGCACATCCGGCTGGCTGGACAAGGCACTCCGGGAATCACAGGGGCCTCTCCCGGCGACCTCTACCTTGAAATCCACTTTCATCCCCACAAGCTCTATCAGGTGCAGGGCCGAGACCTCTCACTCTCATTGCCGATTGCCCCCTGGGAAGCGGCGCTTGGGGCAACGGCCAAGGCACCCACTCCGAACGGAGTGGTCGAAGTCAAAATCCCGCCGGGATCGCAGAACGGACGCAAACTCAGGCTCAAAGGGCGCGGCATTCCCGGCGAACCCGCGGGGGATCTGTATCTCATCCTTGAGGTGGTGCTTCCGCCGGCGGACAGCGAACGCGCGCAGAAAATCTATCACACCATGGCGCAGGAGCTGGCATTCAATCCTCGCCAGGCACTGGGGGTCTGA
- a CDS encoding cytochrome c — protein sequence MKTFSILSVVCLVILGSTWATAQTNRGNPREGQAIYEKQCLRCHGDKLDGAGPDGQYLIVRPANFQSVNSRAKTDWELLITIANGALFSPMHGYRGKLTDQQMLDVLSYIRSVATPDFVS from the coding sequence ATGAAAACGTTCAGCATTCTGTCGGTCGTCTGCCTCGTCATCCTGGGCAGTACATGGGCCACCGCTCAAACCAACCGGGGCAATCCGCGCGAGGGACAGGCCATCTATGAAAAGCAATGTCTACGCTGTCATGGAGACAAACTGGATGGGGCCGGTCCGGACGGCCAATACCTCATTGTGCGGCCCGCGAATTTTCAATCCGTCAACTCGCGCGCCAAGACCGACTGGGAACTCCTGATCACAATCGCGAACGGCGCACTCTTCAGTCCGATGCATGGATATCGCGGGAAGCTGACCGACCAACAAATGCTGGACGTCTTGTCGTATATCCGATCGGTCGCGACACCAGACTTCGTCAGCTAG
- a CDS encoding serine protease yields the protein MAGWIDRWRAATVAIGSIQQADIRSRTGRVSTKKFFAVVGTGVLFSLHGPRRQDTWLVTAKHVFLDPPDHWQPSTLAIVFPQTPGRGMKQGLEIPLQLTETGRRCWYPHPDKAVDLACLPLSLTMRQPKPGASTMRQPKSGTSSSIAWMDIATTAELYEGVPIMVLGYPAAFDIPDSPRAIVRQGIVSWVSPTRPGSEVFLIDSHVFPGNSGGPVFRLPTTIDREGHLTTGGAVTLLGIVTQARIQSLPLLAGGNHVDLYLQGKTRPEPLLTPSFLGLGLVEPAYRIKQLLVSATRRHHRRKKPAS from the coding sequence ATGGCTGGATGGATCGATCGTTGGCGGGCTGCCACGGTGGCAATCGGGTCTATTCAACAAGCCGACATACGATCCCGCACCGGCCGGGTTTCAACCAAGAAGTTTTTTGCCGTCGTCGGCACCGGCGTGCTCTTCTCGTTACACGGACCCCGCAGGCAGGACACCTGGCTGGTCACCGCAAAACATGTCTTCCTCGACCCGCCAGACCACTGGCAGCCCTCCACGCTCGCGATCGTATTCCCCCAGACGCCTGGCCGGGGGATGAAACAGGGGCTGGAGATTCCGCTTCAACTGACCGAAACAGGTCGGCGTTGCTGGTACCCTCACCCTGACAAAGCCGTCGATCTTGCCTGCCTTCCGCTCTCCTTAACCATGCGCCAGCCGAAACCTGGCGCCTCAACCATGCGACAGCCGAAATCGGGCACCTCCTCTTCCATTGCCTGGATGGACATTGCCACGACGGCGGAGCTCTATGAAGGCGTCCCCATCATGGTGCTCGGATATCCTGCGGCGTTCGACATTCCCGATTCACCACGCGCAATTGTCCGGCAGGGCATCGTCTCATGGGTCTCGCCGACCCGCCCTGGCTCAGAAGTCTTTCTCATCGATAGCCACGTGTTTCCAGGCAATAGCGGGGGACCGGTCTTCCGGCTTCCCACCACCATAGATCGGGAAGGACATCTCACTACGGGAGGGGCGGTCACGCTCCTCGGCATCGTCACCCAGGCCAGGATCCAGAGCTTGCCCCTGCTGGCGGGAGGCAACCACGTCGACTTGTACCTTCAGGGCAAGACACGCCCCGAGCCCCTGCTCACCCCCAGCTTTCTGGGCCTCGGGCTGGTTGAACCGGCCTATCGCATCAAACAACTGCTGGTTTCTGCGACTCGCCGCCACCACCGACGCAAGAAACCGGCTTCGTGA
- a CDS encoding nucleotidyltransferase domain-containing protein produces MTDTATTSADSCILKVVVGSHAHGLAGPESDKDFRSVFILPTAELFRVGFKYQGTRMMKEEDDETAWEIGHFLQLALQSHPLVLETLVAPVVTMDDWGAELRHLFPRLWSAQAAYESFLNYCDNQRKKMLEKKDGRPAKYAAAYVRVLFNLCELLERGTFSIRISETPVGEAVAKIKAGHFRPGEVIDMGEYWTEEATRRLRTCSQQARPELADAFLLKVRKAFLA; encoded by the coding sequence ATGACAGACACAGCTACAACGTCGGCCGATTCCTGCATTCTCAAAGTGGTGGTCGGTTCGCACGCCCACGGACTGGCCGGGCCCGAGAGCGACAAGGATTTTCGCAGCGTCTTCATCCTACCCACCGCCGAACTCTTTCGTGTCGGCTTTAAGTATCAAGGCACGAGGATGATGAAGGAGGAAGACGACGAGACGGCCTGGGAAATCGGCCACTTTCTCCAATTGGCCTTACAAAGCCATCCGCTGGTGCTCGAAACGCTAGTAGCGCCGGTGGTGACCATGGATGACTGGGGCGCAGAACTCCGCCACTTGTTTCCACGCCTCTGGTCGGCGCAGGCAGCCTATGAGTCGTTCCTCAACTACTGCGACAACCAGCGCAAGAAAATGTTGGAGAAAAAGGATGGCCGCCCCGCGAAATACGCGGCGGCCTATGTGCGGGTGCTCTTCAACCTCTGCGAATTACTCGAACGGGGGACGTTCAGCATCAGGATTTCTGAAACCCCGGTCGGTGAAGCCGTGGCCAAGATCAAAGCCGGACACTTTCGCCCCGGCGAGGTCATCGATATGGGGGAATACTGGACAGAAGAAGCGACGCGCCGACTCCGTACCTGCTCCCAACAGGCTCGTCCGGAACTGGCCGATGCGTTCCTTCTCAAGGTTCGAAAAGCCTTTCTCGCCTAG
- a CDS encoding Hsp20 family protein yields the protein MSGTVHSDADGSKVAADYKDGILNVHLPKLENAQPTSIEVTVA from the coding sequence ATTTCGGGGACAGTTCACTCCGATGCCGACGGCAGCAAGGTCGCGGCGGACTACAAAGACGGGATTCTCAACGTACACCTACCGAAATTGGAGAACGCCCAGCCCACATCGATTGAAGTGACGGTGGCCTAA
- a CDS encoding BCAM0308 family protein, which translates to MNTPTEGGHAARHDRFVEEYQHDSYKMPGKLKEPTVCKTCGALFHKGRWTWGAKPTGADEIVCPACLRIQDKNPKGFVTLKGLFKDQHRDQVMGLIHNAEAQEKKEYPLARIMTIENRAEGLVVLTTDTHLPRRIGEALKHAHHGELELRYDKDEDFVRVTWIG; encoded by the coding sequence ATGAACACACCAACAGAAGGCGGCCACGCAGCGCGCCACGATCGATTCGTAGAAGAATACCAGCACGACTCGTACAAAATGCCGGGCAAACTGAAGGAACCGACGGTCTGCAAGACCTGCGGAGCGCTGTTCCATAAGGGGCGTTGGACCTGGGGCGCTAAACCGACGGGGGCCGATGAGATCGTCTGCCCGGCTTGTCTGCGCATCCAGGACAAAAATCCGAAGGGATTCGTCACGCTCAAGGGACTCTTCAAAGACCAACACCGGGACCAAGTCATGGGCCTGATCCACAACGCGGAGGCGCAGGAAAAAAAGGAGTACCCGCTGGCTCGCATCATGACCATCGAGAACCGCGCGGAGGGGCTTGTCGTTCTCACCACCGATACCCACTTGCCCCGGCGCATCGGCGAAGCGCTGAAACACGCACACCACGGCGAATTGGAACTGCGATATGACAAGGATGAAGATTTTGTTCGCGTCACATGGATCGGGTAA
- a CDS encoding CBS domain-containing protein codes for MRATEYFVHACDPKTLIVRQIMEDAVVTVSPSSSAMAVAELLSEHNFGSVPVTETNGTLRGLLTEFDLLKAVEQGKDLREVSVSEIMTRDVITTTEDMPLMSLIHVLQERHLIRLPVVKDQKLIGMVARRDIIFAYVKARANYWP; via the coding sequence ATGAGAGCCACAGAATATTTCGTCCACGCCTGCGACCCCAAAACACTGATCGTCCGTCAGATCATGGAGGATGCCGTCGTCACGGTCAGCCCGTCATCCAGCGCCATGGCCGTGGCCGAACTCTTGAGCGAGCACAATTTCGGGAGTGTCCCGGTCACCGAGACAAATGGCACGTTGCGAGGGTTGCTCACAGAGTTCGATCTGCTGAAAGCCGTCGAACAGGGAAAAGATTTGCGCGAAGTATCCGTCTCGGAGATTATGACCCGCGACGTCATTACCACCACCGAAGACATGCCGCTGATGAGCCTGATTCATGTCCTCCAGGAGCGGCACCTGATCCGCCTCCCGGTCGTAAAAGACCAGAAGCTCATCGGCATGGTTGCGCGGCGGGATATCATCTTCGCGTACGTCAAAGCACGCGCCAATTATTGGCCGTAA
- a CDS encoding DUF2238 domain-containing protein encodes MGERASDQRETGVGDRSIVTGLLITYGLFWVGLAIAPVDRQDWFLENLLAVALVAVLVLTYRRLALSFLSYCLILAFLLLHAIGAHYTYAEVPFGFWLKDALALSRNPFDRLVHFAYGALLVYPLREVLTRLAGVRGMWASYLAVSGILAQSGCFEVIEAIVAMIVSPELGSLYLGTQGDEWDAQKDMAAAFAGALLAMTATICLSRDNRQFT; translated from the coding sequence ATGGGTGAGAGGGCGAGTGACCAGCGTGAAACTGGTGTGGGCGATCGCTCCATCGTGACGGGGCTGCTCATCACCTATGGGCTGTTCTGGGTCGGGCTGGCGATTGCGCCGGTGGATCGGCAGGATTGGTTTCTGGAAAATCTGCTCGCGGTTGCGCTCGTGGCGGTGCTTGTTTTGACCTACCGGCGGCTCGCGTTGTCCTTCCTTTCCTATTGCTTGATTCTGGCCTTCCTTCTGCTCCATGCGATCGGCGCCCATTACACCTATGCGGAAGTTCCCTTCGGGTTTTGGTTGAAAGATGCGTTGGCGTTGAGTCGGAACCCGTTCGATCGTCTCGTGCATTTTGCTTATGGGGCGCTCCTGGTTTATCCCTTGCGTGAAGTGCTCACGCGTCTGGCGGGCGTGCGGGGGATGTGGGCGAGTTATCTGGCGGTCAGCGGCATTCTGGCACAGAGCGGGTGCTTCGAAGTGATCGAGGCGATTGTCGCGATGATCGTCAGCCCCGAGCTGGGCAGCCTCTATCTCGGCACCCAAGGGGACGAATGGGATGCGCAGAAGGATATGGCGGCGGCCTTCGCCGGCGCGCTTCTGGCGATGACTGCTACGATATGTCTGAGTCGGGACAACCGGCAATTTACCTAA
- a CDS encoding nuclear transport factor 2 family protein — protein sequence MRDRWHGFLAAGLLLITVTVSPASAEMQLLPGAAGDLDQATVDAVLATFRQAEQALGVGNVDGLMALYSEQYDYHGMKKADMRKVWTNLFDEFRALSDIHHFSRMSKVGSGTKTIIEVTCTGTLSGLSKTGGLRVPIDSWYEEVHYMTIEEGQWRIRGNVGESPRFMPFGTSPHPLF from the coding sequence ATGCGAGATCGATGGCACGGGTTCCTCGCCGCCGGATTGCTGCTGATCACCGTGACGGTGTCTCCGGCGTCAGCCGAAATGCAGCTCCTTCCGGGGGCAGCAGGAGACCTTGATCAAGCCACCGTCGATGCAGTCCTGGCGACGTTCCGACAAGCCGAACAGGCGCTAGGGGTCGGCAATGTGGACGGACTCATGGCCCTGTATTCGGAACAGTACGATTATCACGGGATGAAGAAGGCCGACATGCGGAAGGTCTGGACCAACCTGTTCGACGAATTCAGAGCACTGTCCGACATCCATCATTTTTCCCGGATGAGCAAGGTCGGATCCGGAACCAAGACCATCATCGAGGTGACCTGTACGGGCACTTTGTCAGGCCTCTCGAAAACAGGCGGGTTACGTGTGCCGATCGACAGTTGGTATGAAGAAGTGCACTACATGACGATTGAAGAAGGGCAGTGGCGCATTCGCGGCAACGTCGGCGAGTCCCCGCGCTTCATGCCCTTTGGCACGTCACCGCATCCATTGTTCTAG